The window ACGCAGATACTCACAATCGTACGGAGCGGTTCGACGTATGAGTCAACAACTTCATCCAGCGATGATGGACTAGCGTCCGACACACAAAGCGAGACCGCCCGCCATGCTCGAACTGAAATCGGGCTAGAGTCGGCCGTCCCGTGCGTAGCGAAGAGCGAAATATTTCCGAATCCTTCACCTATCTCTACAGACTCAGGGTTAGGAACCCTTCCCTCAACCGACACATATTGACCGGTCAAAGCGATAGAGAATTCCGGAATTTCTACCCAACTTTCAAGACCGGTGAGTTCCACGCGAACAGCGGCGTACGAATCACCAGATTCAGCAAGAACACCCCTTCCGGAAAGTACATACCTCGGAGCGATCGTCTGCATATTTCCGCTGGTCGAAAAAACTTCGTGGGTAACCGTCGAATCCAGGAGTGTGACCGTTCCAAGTTTCTCTACTTCACCATAAATAACACCGGGATTAAGAACGCTGGAAAATAGGGGAAAGATCTCACCCCTTACCACTACCTTTGGCCATCGCTTGGAAAGATCCAACTCGCCCGGGATCTTCTTGGTGTCGTCCACTTCTGTCCAGAAAATTCCCTCATGTATCATAATGTCTCACATTTCATCTAGCGCCGCTCTTGCAGTTTCAAAAGTTACAGCTTCGCCAAGATCACCGTTCGCTGCGAGTTGGGAATACGCCGTAACAAGGCCTCGCGCGCAACACCCGCTGTGCTACACCGACTCGTCTATGTAAATCTTCGCAGCGCCGGTCCCTGGCCTCGACGTTGCGGGGTGTTGCACCTCGTCCCATCGCGTCCATTCAGCTACAGAGTCCATCGAGCACATCGCCATCGATGGACTCTCCGCCGGTGGGGATGCCTTGATGAGGCATCCGTTGAGGCTGGGACTCTGTCCCAACGATCAGAGAGAATCACTTGGTGACGACGACAACGCGGCCGGACCCTGAGGCTGAGTGGTGGACGACGAAGGATGTTGCGGCGTACCTCGGCATCGCGGTTGCCGCCGTCAGCAGCTACCGGCGTCGCGGGCAGATGCCCGAGCCTGACAAGACCATCGGCACCCGCACGCACCTGTGGAAACCGGCTCGGATCATCGACTGGCACGGCTCCCGTGACCGGGTTGGCGTCGGTGGCCGGCCGCGCGGAAGCAAGGCCGAACTGGCACCCGTTCCGGCACCCGAGCCGGACGATCTCAGCCGGTGGGTCACACACGGTCGTCGACCGTTGTACGACAGCGAGTGGATCAAGCTCTACATGACCGATGTTGAACTGCCGGACGGCCAGCGCTTCGAGCACCACACGGTGTGGATGCCGACCGCCGCCATGACGGCGGTTCTGAACGACGCCCTGACGCACGTGCTCCTGATGTGGCGACACCGGTTCGTGCCCGACCTGTGGAACTGGGAGTTGCCCGGCGGCCTGGTCGACGCGGACGAGGAGCCCGCGCAGACGGCGGCACGCGAGATCGAGGAGGAGACCGGGTACCGGCCCCGGAGCATCGA of the Actinoplanes sichuanensis genome contains:
- a CDS encoding NUDIX hydrolase, translating into MTTTTRPDPEAEWWTTKDVAAYLGIAVAAVSSYRRRGQMPEPDKTIGTRTHLWKPARIIDWHGSRDRVGVGGRPRGSKAELAPVPAPEPDDLSRWVTHGRRPLYDSEWIKLYMTDVELPDGQRFEHHTVWMPTAAMTAVLNDALTHVLLMWRHRFVPDLWNWELPGGLVDADEEPAQTAAREIEEETGYRPRSIEHLVTFEPMIGMVSTPHHVFIARGAERIGEPTEKTEMQRMEWVPLTQVPALIAQGQVSNSGTLVALLHVLAISGPKAPYRS